One stretch of Mustelus asterias chromosome 21, sMusAst1.hap1.1, whole genome shotgun sequence DNA includes these proteins:
- the LOC144508926 gene encoding protein phosphatase 1 regulatory subunit 29-like yields the protein MSRISLWAAILLLTQLGKVCGDCWLIEGEKGYVWLAICSQNQPPYEAIPQHINSTVLDLRLNENKLKILLYSSLSRFGNLTDLNLTKNEISYIEDGAFLVQSNLRVLQLGYNKLTNLTENMLRGLTRLEYMYVQHNLIESISVNSFWECPNLISIDLSANKLAKLESNTFTSLSGLMVCELAGNPFNCSCELVGFLNWLAEFNNVTKTYDRLQCESPAEYAGYPLLSPRPNSNHNAISLLASSCRNGVKVVPFSTPMASKDPEAYSSGINPAEFSSTEPITTYTLDTSNSPTIKLHHVTITGATLVVQIPSPYSRMYILVQYNNSYVSDVTNLRNRKEYIKLEKLKAHTDYTFCVASIQKSQRFNHTCLTFATRGRMITQPSNSSTTTHYIMTILGCLFGMVIVLGVVYYCLRKRRIQEEKQKSINVKKTILEMRYGPESETSSMIHSMQKFHEQPISVSRMSSLPSVAGEKGQFKPLEVNETPKATKGNYIEVRTGEAIDCKEEEAKQTDNGEGSTAEISTIAKEVDKVNQIINNCIDALKLDSAAFIGADSEMSIDRQLTPSTSSSQLERPGFLSPTYKEGAYPLQRQSSVDTAKKRCSIASTSSGKSGRVFSLDIPDQVSKTEAKYIEKSIPTPTPLKRLPSVAQGEVHRLEVQQTYHCSEHRHSFPALYYEEHGDTISQRSTLLKPLSRSKRDSAYSQLSPRHQFSGYSSSPEYSSESTHKIWERFRPYKKHPREEVYMAAGHALRKKVQFAKDEDLHDILDYWKGVSAQQKL from the coding sequence ATGTCCCGTATCAGCCTGTGGGCAGCCATTCTTCTATTGACTCAGCTTGGGAAAGTCTGTGGAGATTGTTGGCTGATCGAGGGAGAGAAGGGCTACGTCTGGCTGGCGATTTGCAGCCAGAACCAACCCCCTTATGAGGCCATCCCCCAACACATAAACAGCACCGTGCTGGACCTCCGCCTCAATGAAAACAAACTCAAGATCCTCCTGTACAGTTCTCTCAGCCGCTTTGGCAACTTGACCGACCTAAACCTGACGAAAAACGAGATCAGCTACATTGAAGACGGCGCCTTCCTAGTCCAGTCAAACCTGCGCGTCCTGCAGTTGGGCTACAACAAGTTGACCAACCTCACGGAGAACATGCTCCGGGGCCTAACCAGACTGGAGTACATGTACGTCCAGCACAACTTGATCGAGAGCATCTCGGTCAACAGCTTCTGGGAGTGCCCCAACCTCATCAGCATTGACCTGTCGGCCAACAAGTTGGCTAAGTTAGAGAGCAACACCTTCACTAGTCTCAGTGGCCTTATGGTGTGTGAGTTGGCAGGCAATCCTTTCAATTGTTCCTGCGAGCTAGTGGGCTTTCTGAATTGGCTGGCCGAGTTTAACAACGTGACGAAGACCTATGACCGGCTTCAGTGTGAGAGCCCGGCAGAGTACGCTGGCTACCCCCTCCTGAGCCCGAGGCCTAACAGCAACCACAATGCCATCAGCCTGCTCGCTTCTTCGTGCCGGAACGGGGTGAAGGTGGTTCCGTTTTCCACCCCCATGGCTTCCAAAGATCCTGAGGCCTACTCTTCGGGAATCAACCCGGCGGAATTCTCTTCCACGGAGCCCATCACGACTTACACCCTGGACACTTCAAACAGCCCGACCATCAAACTGCACCATGTCACCATCACCGGAGCGACCCTTGTGGTCCAGATCCCCTCCCCGTACAGCAGAATGTACATTCTCGTTCAGTACAACAATAGTTACGTTTCTGACGTGACGAATCTACGCAACAGGAAGGAATACATTAAGCTGGAGAAGTTGAAGGCTCATACAGATTATACCTTCTGCGTGGCGTCCATCCAAAAGTCCCAGAGGTTTAACCACACCTGCTTAACATTCGCCACAAGGGGGCGCATGATAACCCAACCCTCCAACTCTTCCACCACCACACATTACATTATGACGATTCTGGGATGCTTGTTTGGCATGGTCATTGTCCTGGGGGTGGTTTATTACTGCCTGCGCAAGAGGAGGATTCAAGAGGAGAAACAGAAGTCAATCAatgtcaagaaaaccatcctggAGATGCGCTACGGGCCAGAGTCTGAGACGAGCAGCATGATCCACTCGATGCAGAAGTTCCACGAGCAGCCCATTTCCGTGTCGAGGATGTCCTCACTCCCCTCCGTGGCTGGGGAGAAGGGCCAGTTCAAGCCACTGGAAGTCAACGAGACTCCCAAGGCCACCAAGGGCAATTATATCGAGGTCCGGACGGGCGAGGCCATTGATTGCAAGGAGGAGGAAGCCAAGCAGACAGATAACGGGGAAGGGTCGACGGCAGAAATCTCCACCATCGCCAAAGAGGTGGACAAGGTcaaccagatcatcaacaactgcATCGACGCCTTGAAGCTGGACTCTGCTGCGTTCATCGGCGCCGATTCCGAGATGTCCATCGACCGCCAGCTCACGCCCAGCACTTCGTCCTCCCAGCTGGAGAGGCCCGGCTTCCTCTCGCCCACGTACAAGGAAGGGGCTTACCCACTGCAGCGGCAGAGCAGTGTGGACACGGCCAAGAAACGCTGCAGCATCGCGTCCACCAGCTCCGGGAAGAGCGGCCGGGTCTTCAGCCTTGACATCCCTGACCAGGTGTCCAAGACGGAGGCCAAATACATCGAGAAGAGCATCCCCACCCCGACACCATTAAAGCGTCTTCCATCAGTGGCCCAGGGAGAAGTCCACCGTCTGGAGGTACAGCAAACCTACCACTGCAGTGAACATCGGCACTCCTTCCCTGCCTTGTACTATGAAGAACATGGGGACACTATAAGCCAGAGGTCCACACTATTAAAGCCACTCTCCCGATCCAAAAGGGACTCGGCCTACTCCCAGCTCTCCCCCCGGCACCAGTTTTCTGGATATTCCTCCAGCCCGGAGTACTCGTCGGAAAGCACTCACAAGATCTGGGAGAGGTTCCGCCCCTATAAAAAGCACCCTCGGGAGGAGGTGTACATGGCAGCTGGTCACGCTTTGCGAAAAAAAGTCCAGTTTGCCAAAGATGAAGACTTGCACGATATTTTAGATTACTGGAAAGGCGTTTCGGCTCAGCAAAAGTTGTGA